The following DNA comes from Pseudomonadota bacterium.
CGGCCCGCTGCCCGGCCCGCCGCCGCCATGGGGCGTGGAGAACGTCTTGTGCAGGTTGATGTGCATGGCATCGATGCCGAGATCGCCGGGCCTGACCCGCCCGACGATGGCGTTGAAGTTGGCGCCGTCGCAGTAGAGATAGCCGCCGGCGGCATGCACGGAATCGGCGAGCTCGCCGATCTCGCCCTCGAAGAGACCGCAGGTGTTGGGGTTGGTCACCATGACCGCGGCCACGTCGGGCCCGAGCCGGGAGCGGAAGGCGGCCAGATCGACACGCCCCCTCGCGTCCGCCGGCACCGCCTCGACCGTATAGCCGGCCGCAGCCGCGGTGGCAGGGTTGGTGCCATGGGCCGATTCCGGCACCAGCACCCGGCCGCGCTTCTCCTTCCGCGCATCATGGGCGGCGCGGATCGCCAGCATGCCGCAGAGCTCGCCATGGGCGCCCGCCGCCGGCGAGAGGGCGACGGCCGGCATGCCGGTCAAGGTCTTCAGCCAGTGGGCCAGCCGGTCGATGAGCTCGAAGGCACCCTGAACGGTGGAGATCGGCTGCATGGGATGGATGTCGCTGAAGCCCGGCAGCCGCACCATCTTCTCATTCAGCCTGGGATTGTGCTTCATCGTGCAGGATCCCAAGGGATAAATCCCGGCATCGATGGCGTAGTTCTTCTGGCTGAGCCTGGTGAAGTGGCGGATCACCTGCGGTTCGGAAAGGCCTGGAAGCCCGATCGGCTTCCGGCGCGCGAGTCCGCCCAGGCGATCGGCCAGATCCGGCGGCGGCGGCAGGTCAACCCCAGTGCGTCCCGCCTGGCCCTGCTCGAAGATGAGCGGCTCCTCATGGCTCAAGCCGCGATGGCCGGCACCGGGCGCTTGCGTGCCCGCCGCCTGGGCGAAGCCGCCCTGGGTGACGCTGGCGGTCACCGCCTTGTTCCAGTCGCTCATCTGACGGCCTCCGCGAAGGCACCGGAAAGTGCCTCCATGTCGCTCTCGGTGGTGGTCTCGGTCGCCGCCACGATCAGGAGATCGGCGAGGTCCTTCTGGCGCGGATAGAACCGGCTCACCGGCACGCCGGCGAGGATGCGCTTCTTCGCCAGGCGCTCGACCACGCGGGCGGCCGGCTTCGCCAGCTTCACCGTGAACTCGTTGAAGAAGGCCGGGTTCAAGACGCTCACGCCGGGAACGCGACCGAGCTTGTCGGCGAGCCGCATAGCGGCCGCGTGGTTGAGGGCTGCCAGCCGGGTGAATCCGGCATCGCCGAGGAGCGCCATATGGATGGTGAAGGCGAGCGCGCAGAGGCCGGAATTGGTGCAGATGTTGCTCGTCGCCTTCTCGCGGCGGATATGCTGCTCGCGCGTCGACAAGGTCAGCACCCAGCCGCGCCTGCCGTCGACGTCGTGGGTCTGGCCGACGAGACGCCCCGGCATCTGGCGCACGTATTTTTCGCGCGACGCGAACAGGCCGACATAGGGGCCGCCGAAGGTGAGGCCGTTGCCGATCGACTGGCCCTCGCCGACGACGATGTCGGCACCCATGGCGCCCGGCGATTCCAAGGCGCCCAAGGCGACGATCTCGGTCACCACGACGATGAGCAAGGCGCCTTTGGCATGCGCCGCTTCGGCGATCGGCGTGAGGTCGCCGATGCGGCCGAAGACGCTGGGATACTGGACGACCACCGCGGAGACGTCATCGCCGAGCGAATTTACGATGTCTTCCGTGCCGTGCGGGTCGGGGGCCAAGAGCTCGGCTTTGAAGCCGGCAAATTTCGCGTGGGTGGCGACGACCTGGCGATACATCGGATGGAGCCCGCCGGAGAGGACCGCGCGGCGGCGGCGGGTGATCCGGTTCGCCATCAGCACGGCTTCGGCGGTCGCGGTCGAGCCGTCATACATGGAGGCGTTCGCCACCTCCATGCCGGTGATCAGCGCCACTTGGGTCTGGAATTCGAAGAGATATTGCAAGGTGCCCTGGGCCACTTCGGGCTGATAGGGCGTGTAGGAGGTGAGGAACTCGCCCCGCTGGATCAGGTGGTCGACGGCGGCGGGCACGTGGTGGCGATAGGCGCCGGCGCCGATGAAGCTGGGGCAGGAGCCGGCGGCGAGGTTCTTGGCCGCGATGGCGGAGAGCAGGCGCTCGACCTCGATCTCGCCCAGATGCGCCGGCAGATCCACCGGGCCTTTGAGCCGGGCCTGCTCCGGCACGTCCTTGAAGAGCGTGTCGACCGATGGCACGCCGATGGCGGCCAGCATCTGGCGGCGGTCGTTCGGCGTCAGCGGCAGGTAGCGCATCAGGGCTGCTCGCCGAGAAATTTCTGATAGGCCGCTTCATCCATGAGCTCATCGAGCTCGGCCGGCTTGGCGAGCTTGATCTTGCAGAACCAGCCGGTGCCGGTCGGGTCCTCGTTCACCGTGGCTGGTGTCTCGGCGAGCTTGGCGTTCACCTCCACCACCTCGCCGGTCACCGGCGCATAGACCTCGCTTGCCGCTTTGACCGACTCGACGGTGGCGCATTCGCCGCCCTTCGTCACCTTCTTGCCCTTGGCCGGCAGCTCCACATAGACCACGTCGCCCAGCTGCTCCTGGGCGTAGCTCGAGATCCCGATGGTGCCGACACCGTTCTCGACCCGGACCCATTCATGGTCCCTGCTGTATTTGAGCTCGCTCATCAGTCCTTCTCCCTGTTCAGCATCATCGGCCGCGCCGGTAGCGGTGCGGCACGAACGGCAGATCGGCCACCCGTGCCGGCCGCTTGGTGCCGCGCACCTCGGCGAAGATCTGGGTGCCGGTTTTCGCTTGGCTCATGGCGACATAGCCCATCGCGATGGGACCGCCGAGGCTGGGTCCGAACCCGCCCGAGGTGATTTCGCCGATGGTCTTCGCCTCGGCATCGGTCAGGCTGGTATGGGCGCGGGCCGGGGCCTTGTCCTTCGGCCGGATGCCGACGCGCCGCCGCGCCGTACCTTCGGCAAGCTGCCGCTTGACGATCGCCGCTCCGGGAAAGCCGCCTTCCTCCCGCCGCCGCTTGCCGATGGCCCAGGCGAGATCGGCTTCGATCGGCGTGGTGGTGGGATCGATGTCTTGGCCGTGCAGGCAGAGCCCGGCCTCCAGACGCAGCGAATCCCGGGCGCCCAAGCCGACCGGCTTCACACTCGGATCCTCCAAGAGCTGACGCGCCAGCGCTTCCGCATGCCTGCCGGCAACCGAGATCTCGAAGCCGTCCTCGCCGGTGTAGCCGGAGCGGGTGACGAAGCAGGGAAAGCCGCCGACCGCGACCGCAGCGCCGGACAGGAAGACGAGCTTGACCGCATCGGGCGACAGCTTCGCCATCGCCTTCTCCGCCCCCGGGCCTTGCAGGGCCAAGAGTGCCTGATCCTCCAGATAGTCGATGCCGACGCCCTTGAGATGCCGGCGCATATGGGCGAGATCGGCATGCTTGTTGGCGGCATTGACGACCATGAAGAGATGGTCGCCGGCATTGGTCACCATCAAATCGTCGAGGATGCCGGCCTGCTCGTCGAGGAAGAAGCTGTAGCGCATGCGGCCCAAGGCCAGCGCCTTGAGCTCGCCCGGCACCAGCCGCTCCAAGGCCGGCACGCGCTCGGCGCCGGTCAATTTCACCTGGCCCATATGGGAGACGTCGAAAAGGCCGGCCGCTTCGCGGGTGTGCAGATGCTCGGCCAGGATCCCGGCGGGGTATTGCACCGGCATGTCGTAGCCGGCGAAGGGCACCATCTTGGCGCCGAGCTCGCGATGGAGCGCGTTCAACGGCGTCTTGGCGAGGGACTGATCGGCCATGGTCTTGAGCGAACTCCGGGCTCGGCGCGGCACCGGAGAAATTCCGGCGCCAACGCCCCCTCTGTCGCTCAAACCTGAAAGATTGGCCCCAAGGGCAGGGAATCGCCCTTCGGGTTTACCTCTTCGGTGAGGCGGGTGGTGCCCGCCTGCTTTCCAGAGTGTCCTCCCCCCACGGTCCTGGGACCTGAGAGTTTCCGGGGCGGTTGCTCCTTCGGCGCCGGCCTAAGCCAAGGGGCTCGGCCGATCTCTCCCGCGGGGATCAATGGACCGCGCCAAGGTGAGCGCCGGCCCGATAAAAGTCAACATGAGGCGACGGCGGAACAATGCTTCCGTTTGGTAACTGAGTAATATTCCGTCATGGCCGGGCTTGACCCGGCCATCCACGTCGTGTCTTGCGATCGCGATGTTGCTCGCCGAGACTTCGTCCGTGAAAGGCGGATGGGTCTACATCATCACCAACCGGCCAAACGGGACGCTCTCTGTGGGTGTCACCAGTGATTTGGCTCGCCGTGCCTGGGAACATCGGGAAGGCGTGGCAGACGGCTTCAGCAAGCGGTGTGGCCTCAAGCGACTCGTCTATGTCGAACGCCACGACGATATCGGGGTTGCCATCCAACGAGAGAAGACCATGAAACATTGGCCTCGCGCATGGAAGGTCCGGCTGATCCTGGCCGAAAATCCCCGATGGGACGACCTATACGATCGGCTTGCGTCATGACGTGGATGGCCGGGACAAGCCCGGCCATGACGATAAGAATGATATTTCAGCCTGCATCAAACTGCGGATCTCAGCCGTATCGGAGGATTGTCGATCACAGATACCTCGCCCACAGATACACATGGGCGATGGCGACGCTGATCAGCATCAGCCAGAAGGCGTGCTTGGTGTAGGTCCAGAAGCCGAATTCGATGCCGTTGCGCTCGGCGATACCGGCGACGGTCAGATTGGCCGACGCGCCGATGAGGGTGCCGTTGCCGCCGAGGCAGGCGCCCAAGGAGAGCGCCCACCACAACGGCTCGAGCTTGTCGGCGCCGCCGAAGCCGGGCCCTAGCGCCTTGATCAGCGGAATCATCGTCGCCACGAAGGGAATGTTGTCGACGATGGCGGAGAGGAAGGCCGACGCCCAGAGAATGATGTAGGCGGTGAGCGCGAAGCTGCCGCCGGTCGCCCGGACGAGCCGGTCGGCGAGCCAAGCCAAGACCCCCGTCACCTCGAGCCCGTGCACCACGATGAAGAGGCCGACGAAGAAGAAGATCGTGATCCAGTCGATCTCGTTGTAGGTCTCGGTCACCCGCCGGCTCTGCTTCTCCTTCTCGCCGTGGTGCTCGATGTTGTGGAGCACCATGAGGGCGGCTGCACCCAGGAGCGCGATGGTGCCCGGCTCGAGCGCGAGCTGGCGCGCCAGCACGAAGGCGATCATCACCATGCCGATGACGATGAGCGATGCCCACAGCAGCGGCCAGTCGGTGATGGTGGCGCGCTCGTCCATGGCCATGACGCGGGCGCGCGCCTCGGCCGTCGCGTGCATGGATCGGCCCCAGACGAGGTGGGTCGCCAGCGCCTGGACCGCCATGACGACGAGGATGACCGGGGTCAAGTGCAGCACGAACTCGTTGAACGACAGGCCGGCGGCCGAGCCGATGATGATGTTGGGCGGGTCGCCGATGAGGGTGGCGGTGCCGCCGATGTTGGAGGCGAAGACCTCGGCGAAGAGGAAGGGATAGGGTGGGGCGCCCAGCTCGCGGGCGACCACGAGCGTGACGGGCGCGATCAGCAGCACGGTAGTCACATTGTCGAGGAAAGCCGACAGCACCGCCGTCGTCACCGACAGCATCAGCAGC
Coding sequences within:
- the gcvPB gene encoding aminomethyl-transferring glycine dehydrogenase subunit GcvPB, with product MSDWNKAVTASVTQGGFAQAAGTQAPGAGHRGLSHEEPLIFEQGQAGRTGVDLPPPPDLADRLGGLARRKPIGLPGLSEPQVIRHFTRLSQKNYAIDAGIYPLGSCTMKHNPRLNEKMVRLPGFSDIHPMQPISTVQGAFELIDRLAHWLKTLTGMPAVALSPAAGAHGELCGMLAIRAAHDARKEKRGRVLVPESAHGTNPATAAAAGYTVEAVPADARGRVDLAAFRSRLGPDVAAVMVTNPNTCGLFEGEIGELADSVHAAGGYLYCDGANFNAIVGRVRPGDLGIDAMHINLHKTFSTPHGGGGPGSGPVVLSEALAPYAPLPLLVHGPKGFELIEFPSRGGAGAKSLGRLKAFHGQMGMFVRALTYMMSHGSDGLAQVAGDAVLNANYVLSRLKDEMTPAFPGTCMHEALFDDRFLKDTGVSTLDFAKALIDEGYHPMTVYFPLIVHGAMLVEPTETESKESIDQFIETMRALARRAKAGDAAYFHAAPRLTPRRRLDETAAARKPILIWRPESATAEAAE
- the gcvPA gene encoding aminomethyl-transferring glycine dehydrogenase subunit GcvPA, which encodes MRYLPLTPNDRRQMLAAIGVPSVDTLFKDVPEQARLKGPVDLPAHLGEIEVERLLSAIAAKNLAAGSCPSFIGAGAYRHHVPAAVDHLIQRGEFLTSYTPYQPEVAQGTLQYLFEFQTQVALITGMEVANASMYDGSTATAEAVLMANRITRRRRAVLSGGLHPMYRQVVATHAKFAGFKAELLAPDPHGTEDIVNSLGDDVSAVVVQYPSVFGRIGDLTPIAEAAHAKGALLIVVVTEIVALGALESPGAMGADIVVGEGQSIGNGLTFGGPYVGLFASREKYVRQMPGRLVGQTHDVDGRRGWVLTLSTREQHIRREKATSNICTNSGLCALAFTIHMALLGDAGFTRLAALNHAAAMRLADKLGRVPGVSVLNPAFFNEFTVKLAKPAARVVERLAKKRILAGVPVSRFYPRQKDLADLLIVAATETTTESDMEALSGAFAEAVR
- the gcvH gene encoding glycine cleavage system protein GcvH; its protein translation is MSELKYSRDHEWVRVENGVGTIGISSYAQEQLGDVVYVELPAKGKKVTKGGECATVESVKAASEVYAPVTGEVVEVNAKLAETPATVNEDPTGTGWFCKIKLAKPAELDELMDEAAYQKFLGEQP
- the gcvT gene encoding glycine cleavage system aminomethyltransferase GcvT — translated: MADQSLAKTPLNALHRELGAKMVPFAGYDMPVQYPAGILAEHLHTREAAGLFDVSHMGQVKLTGAERVPALERLVPGELKALALGRMRYSFFLDEQAGILDDLMVTNAGDHLFMVVNAANKHADLAHMRRHLKGVGIDYLEDQALLALQGPGAEKAMAKLSPDAVKLVFLSGAAVAVGGFPCFVTRSGYTGEDGFEISVAGRHAEALARQLLEDPSVKPVGLGARDSLRLEAGLCLHGQDIDPTTTPIEADLAWAIGKRRREEGGFPGAAIVKRQLAEGTARRRVGIRPKDKAPARAHTSLTDAEAKTIGEITSGGFGPSLGGPIAMGYVAMSQAKTGTQIFAEVRGTKRPARVADLPFVPHRYRRGR
- a CDS encoding GIY-YIG nuclease family protein; translation: MKGGWVYIITNRPNGTLSVGVTSDLARRAWEHREGVADGFSKRCGLKRLVYVERHDDIGVAIQREKTMKHWPRAWKVRLILAENPRWDDLYDRLAS
- a CDS encoding ArsB/NhaD family transporter — translated: MSQVWIATAILVATYVLIVTERMNRSIVALLGAGLMIAVGVLDQKEAVKGVDFNTIALLTGMMILVSISRRSGMFEYLAVWSAKKGRAEPWVMLLMLSVTTAVLSAFLDNVTTVLLIAPVTLVVARELGAPPYPFLFAEVFASNIGGTATLIGDPPNIIIGSAAGLSFNEFVLHLTPVILVVMAVQALATHLVWGRSMHATAEARARVMAMDERATITDWPLLWASLIVIGMVMIAFVLARQLALEPGTIALLGAAALMVLHNIEHHGEKEKQSRRVTETYNEIDWITIFFFVGLFIVVHGLEVTGVLAWLADRLVRATGGSFALTAYIILWASAFLSAIVDNIPFVATMIPLIKALGPGFGGADKLEPLWWALSLGACLGGNGTLIGASANLTVAGIAERNGIEFGFWTYTKHAFWLMLISVAIAHVYLWARYL